CCCAATCCGCCGCTGTTGCCCCATGCAAGGCAATATCGCCAATCTCTACATACCTGCCACCTATTTGTTGTACTACTTCTGGACGTAGTAAAACAGAACGCAATGCTGGCGGGTCTTGTAATGCCCAGGGATAATATGTCCAACTGTCCCCTACATATAATATTCGGGGGATATCTGAAAAAACACAGAAAGAGTAAAAAGACAAAAATACAAACAATCCAATTACTTTTTTCTTTAATCCATAACGCATGCTTTACTCCTTCAATTTTTATAACACTCCCTCTACCCTGCACCACCGTTGTAATTATACCATATCATTTGTCTCTTATTCAACATGGTTCTATTTTAAAATAGATGTTAAAATACGGAATAATATGTTGGCTATTTTATATTTTACATTAAGGAAATGATTATGAAATATCCCTGTTTTACATTATATTTTTTCTTTATATCTATGATTGTTTTCGTTTCGTTTTCTTATGCTGAGGAAGAAAACCTTATAAAGGCTATAGAGCCATCGTGTGCTTTTAGTTATGATGGGGATGACTTTTGTTGGTTCCATCCGCGGGTAGCGACAGTTCCTGTTATAAAAAATAACGGCTATTCGCGTGTGCTTATGACCCTGCAAAAACATTTGATGGTATCAGATTATTACTCCGGTATGTTTATCTCTTATACGGATGATGGGGGCAAAACATGGATGGAGCCTCAACCCGTCCCGGAATTAGATTGGGTAAAGGATGAAAATGGGCATATAGTAAGTGTTTGCGATGTTACACCGGGTTGGCACCCTCAAACCAAGAAATATATTGCTATCGGGATACGTTTGCGTTACGATGATAAAGGTCATCAGGTTCGGGACCGTAATGGCTGTTTGGAAGGGGCATATACTATCTTTGACCCTGAAAAAAATTCATGGATAAAATGGAAAAGTTTAGAGTTAGGTGGAGAATTGAAGGATACTTTTTCCATTATGCCCGGTTGCACGCAATGGATAATTGAACCGGATGGAACCATTCTCCTTCCTATTTATTTCGCAAAGACCCAGGAGGACAATAACAATAATTATTCCGCAACGGTGCTTCGATTGAAATTTGATGGGGAAAAACTTATTTATATGGAGCATGGGAATATTATTACACATAATGTTCCTCGCGGTATGTGCGAACCTTCTCTGGCAAAGTATAAGGATAGATATTACCTTACTATCAGAAATGATGAACGAGGATATGTAACATGGAGTAAGGATGGGTTAAATTATGAGCCTATACAGCCCTGGCTGTTTGACGATGGAAGTGAATTGGGCAGTTATAATACGCAACAGCACTGGGCAGTGCATAGCGACGGATTATTTCTCGTTTATACAAGGAAAGGTGCAAATAACGACCATATTATCCGACATCGGGCTCCTTTGTTTATTGCTCAGGTTAATACAGATACGGACAAAATATTTGTTATTCGTAAAACGGAACAAATTGTTTTTCCCGAACGCGGAGCCACTATGGGAAATTTTGGAGTTTCTGCTGTCTCTCCCGAAGAAACTTGGGTAACTGTGGGTGAGGGAATGTTCAACAAAGATGCAAAACAACGAGGGGCAAAAGGTTGTGTGCTTGTAGGTAGAATTATTTGGGCTAAACCCAATCAGCAAGTCATTTCTTATTTGCCCTCATTCCCAAAATGAAGTAATTATGGATATAGAAAACCTTATAGAAAATCAAACACTATTCGAGACTGAAATTCTTTCCTATGTGGAACATCCTTCTCGTTATTTAGGAACCGAATGGAATGCAATTCATAAATCTACAGAGGAAATTCGATTACGGGTTGCTCTGGTTTTCCCGGACTTATACGAATTAGGATTAGGGAATTTGGGTTTGCAGATTTTATATTCGCTATTAAACGCACATCCTCATATCTGGGCAGAACGGGTTTACGCACCGGATAAAGATTTAGAACAACTCCTCCGTCAAAAAAATTATCCTCTTTTCCTCTGGGAATCGAAAGACCCTGTTAAACAAGCCGATTGGGTGGGTATAACACTTCAATCGGAATTGACTTATACGACTGTGCTGAATATTTTAAACCTTGCCCATATTCCATTATACGCCAACGAACGCACCGATAAAGACCCTTTAATCTGTGCTGGGGGACCTTGTTGCTTTAATCCTGAACCTATGGCGCCTTTTATAGATTTCTTTGTTATTGGTGAAGGTGAAGACATCATTTTAGAGATATCTGAAATACTTCTCTCAAATAAAAGGGCAAGCCGTAATGAAAAATTGGGTTTGCTTTCTAAAATAAATGGCATTTATGTCCCCGATTCTATCCCTCTTACCTCCAACCAACAGGGTATTCCTGTACCGGATACTTCCACGAAGAAGGTTTTTCGTGCTATAACAAAAGAATTAACTACAAAGAATTACATAAGGAAGTATATAGTTCCTTTCGCTTCATTAATACATGATGGTTTATCCATCGAAGTAATGCGGGGTTGCACTCGGGGTTGTCGTTTTTGTCTTGCGGGCTGTGCCTTTCGACCTGTCCGAGAACGCTCTCCGGAAGAGGTCTCCTCTTTACTTTCATCTCTGCTACCTGACACAGGATTAGAAACGGTTAGTCTTGTCTCTCTCTCTACTTGTGACCATTCTAAAATCCAGGACCTCTTACAACAAACACGACAGATTACACAACCTTCTATGACCAGTATATCCCTGCCCTCTCTGCGTCTTGACTCCTTTTCTGTGATATTAGCGGATTCTATATCCTCTGTTCGCCGTAGCGGTTTAACCTTTGCCCCGGAAGCAGGCTCGGAAAGATTGCGGAAGATGATAAATAAGTCAGTAACCGATGAAGATTTAATGGAAATAATTCGTATTGCCTTTCAAAAAGGATGGACTCATATAAAACTGTATTTTATGATTGGTTTGCCCACAGAGACTGAGGAGGATTTAGATGCATTAATCAACTTATCAATCCAGTGTCTGAATACCGCAAAAAAAATTCGACACTCTGCACATATCCATCTTGGCATATCTACCTTCGTTCCCAAGCCATGGACTCCTTTCCAATGGGCAGAACAAATATCTTTAGAAGAAACAATAGAAAAACAAAAGAAAGTATTGAGCGGATTAAAAAAATACAAAGCCATAAAAATTAATTTCCACGCCCCTGAGTCCTCTTTTATTGAAGGGCTTCTTAGTCGTGGAGACCGCAGAACAAGTGCAATTATCTTATCCGCATGGGAACAAGGGGCAAAATTAGAAACTTCTGCGGACAAAATTTTTCTCGAACACTGGCTATATGCACTTGAAAAGCATAACTTAACAGGAAAAGATTTTCTCCGTGAACGAGACAAAGATGAGATATTCCCATGGGATTTCATTGACACAGGAATTAAAAAGGATTGGTTATATAACGAATGGCAAACAGCCCATCAATATAAAATTACTTCTGATTGCAGGGAAACGAATTGCCACCAATGTGGAATACAACATCGGGAAGGTTTCCATTGCATCCATTGGAAAAAAGAAAAAGACGAGCCAATCATAGAAATAGGGTCTCCTTCTCATTCATCACCGTCAATTACTCCATCTCCTCCAGCCCAAAGATTATTATTAAAAGTAGGCAAGGTTGGATTGGCTCGGTTTCTAAGCCATCTGGAATTTCAAACAGCATGGATTCGTATCCTTCGACGCGCACAACTGCCCTTAGCATATACACAGGGATACCATGCCCATGCTCGGATTAGCATTGCACTGCCTGCCCCTGTTGGAGAAATATTGCAAGAAGAATAT
This window of the Candidatus Hydrogenedens sp. genome carries:
- a CDS encoding sialidase family protein, which codes for MKYPCFTLYFFFISMIVFVSFSYAEEENLIKAIEPSCAFSYDGDDFCWFHPRVATVPVIKNNGYSRVLMTLQKHLMVSDYYSGMFISYTDDGGKTWMEPQPVPELDWVKDENGHIVSVCDVTPGWHPQTKKYIAIGIRLRYDDKGHQVRDRNGCLEGAYTIFDPEKNSWIKWKSLELGGELKDTFSIMPGCTQWIIEPDGTILLPIYFAKTQEDNNNNYSATVLRLKFDGEKLIYMEHGNIITHNVPRGMCEPSLAKYKDRYYLTIRNDERGYVTWSKDGLNYEPIQPWLFDDGSELGSYNTQQHWAVHSDGLFLVYTRKGANNDHIIRHRAPLFIAQVNTDTDKIFVIRKTEQIVFPERGATMGNFGVSAVSPEETWVTVGEGMFNKDAKQRGAKGCVLVGRIIWAKPNQQVISYLPSFPK
- a CDS encoding TIGR03960 family B12-binding radical SAM protein: MDIENLIENQTLFETEILSYVEHPSRYLGTEWNAIHKSTEEIRLRVALVFPDLYELGLGNLGLQILYSLLNAHPHIWAERVYAPDKDLEQLLRQKNYPLFLWESKDPVKQADWVGITLQSELTYTTVLNILNLAHIPLYANERTDKDPLICAGGPCCFNPEPMAPFIDFFVIGEGEDIILEISEILLSNKRASRNEKLGLLSKINGIYVPDSIPLTSNQQGIPVPDTSTKKVFRAITKELTTKNYIRKYIVPFASLIHDGLSIEVMRGCTRGCRFCLAGCAFRPVRERSPEEVSSLLSSLLPDTGLETVSLVSLSTCDHSKIQDLLQQTRQITQPSMTSISLPSLRLDSFSVILADSISSVRRSGLTFAPEAGSERLRKMINKSVTDEDLMEIIRIAFQKGWTHIKLYFMIGLPTETEEDLDALINLSIQCLNTAKKIRHSAHIHLGISTFVPKPWTPFQWAEQISLEETIEKQKKVLSGLKKYKAIKINFHAPESSFIEGLLSRGDRRTSAIILSAWEQGAKLETSADKIFLEHWLYALEKHNLTGKDFLRERDKDEIFPWDFIDTGIKKDWLYNEWQTAHQYKITSDCRETNCHQCGIQHREGFHCIHWKKEKDEPIIEIGSPSHSSPSITPSPPAQRLLLKVGKVGLARFLSHLEFQTAWIRILRRAQLPLAYTQGYHAHARISIALPAPVGEILQEEYIETWFQKEHNTNEIQQQIQSSLPEGFLLHTVESIPLSSPSLMERVAGLHYAVIIETEKPYETENIKELTTFIQTQLEEISQDTTLNSFAIETKIEKNSLLLLWQTPVIKGKFFKPKTLREYLKKNQFPVKYFQSIRLKTILDSFPKNSE